The following DNA comes from Longimicrobium sp..
ATCACCTGGAGCTTGCCCTGGTCGTCCACCACCAGCCACGACCATCCGCTCCCGAAGCGGCCCTTCCCCGCGTCGATCATGCGGGTCTTGAGCTGGTCGTAGCCGCCGAACGCCTGCGTCAGCGCGTCGGCGAGGGGGCCGGTGGGCTGGCCGCCGCCGTTGGGGCCCATCACCTGCCAGAAGAGCGAGTGGTTGGCGTGGCCGCCGCCGTTGTTGCGCACCGCGTTGCGGATGTCCTGCGGCACGTCGTCGATGCGGCGCAGCAGCGCCTCGATGTCGTCGCCCGCCTGGAAGTCCGGGTGCTTCTCCAGCGCGGCGTTGAGGTTGGTGACGTAGGTGGCGTGGTGCTTGTCGTGGTGGATCTGCATCGTCTGCGCGTCGATGTGCGGCTCCAGCGCGTCGAACGCGTACGGCAGGTCGGGAAGGGTGAACGGCATCGTGTGCCTCCGTCGTGTGTTGGTCGGACCATCGCCCGCGCGGGTGTGACGCGGCGAGTCGCGCACGGCGCACGCAAGCGCCGCACC
Coding sequences within:
- a CDS encoding superoxide dismutase produces the protein MPFTLPDLPYAFDALEPHIDAQTMQIHHDKHHATYVTNLNAALEKHPDFQAGDDIEALLRRIDDVPQDIRNAVRNNGGGHANHSLFWQVMGPNGGGQPTGPLADALTQAFGGYDQLKTRMIDAGKGRFGSGWSWLVVDDQGKLQVIDTLNQDSPLMLGYTPILGVDVWEHAYYLKYQNRRPDYLEAWFNTINWEEVTRRFQQAGSGGQG